A genomic window from Fusarium oxysporum Fo47 chromosome VIII, complete sequence includes:
- a CDS encoding nucleophile aminohydrolase, which produces MGMRFLRAGASATEAVEAALRILEDKEITNAGYGSNLSIDGVVECDATVVDHLGRSGACGAVPNIRNPISLAKLVLDMSNKPLSLRRVAPNALVGEGARAFAEEHGLMIYPNEYMVSKNARDRFLRWQEDLKRAESKGQEPKALPETVDTTATCPPCQYDTASPTKPHSSLPRDQRAAIIAGTWNEGQPDSPFAGTPIQDAPSPDQSTSTSYFRATSTSPPTVGRSSFTRSPQEGATQTYAGVVSGAQGVLSSPFRPSLSRKSNSLAEDFKPVLPENTSIRHKHHAHASNKVDNTSQRTPTGNRGSGPDRQSSSGPRGAKRPLSPDEKSQPHSRAVHDRFHFGSVNEDIITDTIGAIAIDDRGQIAAGSSSGGIGMKHRGRLGPAALVGVGTAVVPCDDEDEDQVAVAAVTSGTGEHMATTMASQRCAERIYHGTRRGKGGANIQDDDEDAIMESFIAEDFMKHPSVKNCHSAGAIGVMVVKKTPSGYYFYFAHNTDSFALASMGGSERQPVCTMSRLSDGAKIVKGGRKVRFE; this is translated from the exons ATGGGTATGAGATTCCTCAGAGCCGGTGCCAGCGCAACTGAGGCCGTCGAAGCAGCTCTCCGAATCCTCGAGGATAAAGAAATCACCAACGCTGGATACGGCTCCAATCTTTCCATCGATGGTGTTGTAGAATGTGATGCCACCGTAGTGGATCATCTTGGCCGCAGCGGCGCCTGTGGTGCTGTCCCCA ATATTCGAAACCCGATATCCTTGGCCAAGCTCGTTCTAGATATGAGCAATAAACCATTGAGCCTGAGACGAGTTGCACCAAACGCTCTTGTCGGAGAGGGCGCCAGGGCTTTCGCAGAGGAGCATGGTCTAATGATATATCCCAATGAGTACATGGTTTCGAAGAATGCTAGAGACCGTTTTCTGCGTTGGCAGGAAGATTTGAAGCGAGCCGAGTCGAAGGGTCAAGAGCCCAAAGCTTTGCCTGAAACTGTTGATACAACCGCAACATGTCCCCCATGCCAGTACGATACAGCATCGCCGACAAAGCCACATTCATCTCTTCCGCGGGATCAACGGGCTGCTATTATTGCCGGTACTTGGAACGAGGGACAGCCTGACTCTCCTTTCGCTGGCACACCGATCCAAGATGCGCCGTCGCCAGATCAATCAACATCCACAAGCTACTTCCGAGCCACAAGCACCTCTCCTCCAACAGTCGGCCGTTCTTCATTTACCCGAAGTCCTCAGGAGGGAGCGACACAGACGTATGCTGGTGTTGTGAGCGGTGCCCAGGGTGTATTGTCCTCCCCATTTCGACCTAGTCTATCTCGAAAGTCCAATTCTTTAGCCGAGGATTTTAAACCTGTCTTGCCGGAGAACACATCAATCCGCCATAAGCACCATGCACATGCCTCAAATAAGGTCGACAATACATCACAGCGAACTCCTACTGGGAACAGGGGCAGTGGCCCTGATCGCCAAAGCTCCTCAGGTCCTCGTGGGGCTAAGCGACCTCTCAGTCCAGATGAAAAGTCGCAGCCTCATTCAAGAGCTGTACACGACCGCTTTCATTTCGGGTCTGTTAACGAGGACATAATTACGGACACTATTGGTGCCATTGCGATCGATGATCGAGGCCAAATTGCTGCCGGCTCATCTTCAGGTGGTATCGGAATGAAGCATCGAGGCCGCTTGGGACCAGCTGCTCTTGTGGGAGTCGGCACAGCCGTTGTTCCCtgtgacgatgaggatgaagatcaggttgctgttgctgcagTCACGAGCGGTACAGGAGAGCATATGGCTACTACCATGGCCTCCCAGCGGTGTGCGGAGAGGATTTACCATGGCACAAGACGTGGAAAAGGAGGTGCCAACATtcaggacgacgatgaagatgccATCATGGAGTCTTTCATTGCTGAGGACTTCATGAAGCATCCCAGTGTCAAGAACTGCCACTCAGCAGGTGCCATTGGTGTCATGGTGGTCAAGAAAACGCCGTCAGGCTACTATTTCTACTTTGCCCACAACACAGATTCCTTTGCCCTCGCTTCGATGGGAGGTTCGGAAAGACAGCCCGTCTGTACGATGTCTAGACTTTCTGATGGCGCCAAAATCGTCAAGGGTGGACGTAAGGTCAGGTTTGAGTAA
- a CDS encoding TFIIH subunit Tfb4/p34, with protein sequence MDAVDVSEHYEVGTREETPSLLTIVLDTNPRAWASLNNVLPLSRAIANILVFVNAHLAFSNANQVALIAAHVDRAEWLYPTPPKPSRDASGDVAMNDASQTQTQTSANKFPQFAQIEAAVLAAIRKLMDQTKEEDLSATTTQISGALTLALCHINKAAQALCAPTANLEDSHKGSSNTAPPTVRGRILVISVSDSEPSQYIPTMNAVFAAGHTQVAIDTLSLTGEPTFLQQACYNTGGTYLAATHPQGLLNYLMFGLIADTEAREALIAPTHDTVDFRAACFCHGRVVDTGFVCSICLSIFCETPENSECYTCGTKLSLGNYGAKPAVVPRKKKKKRKIVNGGGSREETGSATGTPRP encoded by the coding sequence ATGGACGCCGTCGATGTTTCAGAGCACTACGAGGTCGGCACCCGCGAAGAAACTCCCTCCCTCCTCACCATCGTCCTCGACACGAACCCTCGAGCCTGGGCATCGCTCAACAATGTTCTGCCCTTATCGCGTGCCATTGCAAACATTCTCGTTTTCGTCAACGCCCATCTCGCTTTCAGCAACGCAAACCAAGTTGCTCTTATCGCCGCCCACGTTGATCGCGCAGAATGGCTCTACCCAACACCTCCCAAACCCTCACGCGACGCCTCTGGCGATGTTGCCATGAATGATGCTTCGCAAACGCAAACACAAACCTCGGCAAACAAGTTTCCGCAGTTTGCACAGATTGAAGCTGCTGTTTTGGCTGCGATTCGAAAACTCATGGATCAGACAAAGGAGGAGGACCTCTCTGCGACGACGACACAAATCTCTGGGGCCTTGACACTGGCGCTATGTCACATCAATAAAGCTGCGCAGGCTCTTTGTGCGCCTACGGCCAATCTCGAGGACAGCCACAAAGGCTCGTCGAATACAGCCCCCCCAACTGTTCGAGGTCGAATCCTAGTCATTTCTGTGTCCGATTCAGAACCCTCGCAATACATTCCTACCATGAACGCTGTCTTCGCAGCTGGCCATACCCAAGTCGCCATCGATACTCTCTCTCTTACTGGCGAGCCAACTTTCCTACAACAGGCTTGCTACAACACCGGTGGCACATACCTCGCTGCTACACATCCCCAAGGACTACTGAACTACCTCATGTTCGGTCTTATCGCGGACACAGAAGCTCGTGAAGCTCTAATTGCCCCAACACACGACACCGTTGATTTCCGCGCCGCCTGTTTCTGTCACGGCCGAGTTGTGGACACAGGCTTCGTCTGCTCAATCTGCCTGAGCATCTTCTGTGAGACGCCAGAGAACTCGGAGTGTTACACGTGTGGCACCAAACTATCTCTGGGTAACTATGGAGCGAAACCCGCTGTTGtaccaaggaagaagaaaaagaagcgCAAGATCGTCAATGGAGGCGGTTCACGGGAAGAGACAGGGAGTGCGACAGGGACACCCCGCCCTTGA
- a CDS encoding myosin-binding striated muscle assembly central-domain-containing protein, which yields MAEPTEAPSQAPPAQSLEDQTLIVFARLMEGGQEDNETCRDLDELTKLLNDDYEARQKDKSRETICKVIDGDCVDTVLCYLDMRQPEIVRGHATLSTSAYLKAAGDDGSKKLSTFFFDRVRRGTYDDYIVAFCVAAATFPIVPDLTAELFLNEDFLPSLGTLMRRKWKSRKVETACLEMLNAACMNSLCREAINKYCIEWLEEIVDQDLSEAVRSMNADPNLQSDGGSISMRRHSEQVQYLAAVILAKLRAVPAKPAPGDNKSRIEPAVTSIEDLSGMFTKMILRDEDHGRKHSIEGLAYASLQPKVKESIVSNPELLQKLVKTLSEAQPRSPTTYGALSIFVNLTKYLPTLTEEEKKMNQLKAYANAAGKLGGPDPLNDDEHVAKRCKLVFDAGITPVLVTHSKNGSPASLGLVISIIFSLSVDRTLRGKLAQQGAVKLLLVSWMSLPQTEAASRRLAAQALARILISTNPALVFGGNRDTPIIAAVRPLVSIIPPDPAAQTRDLLPSFEALMALTNLASMDDDATRRSIINTAWNQIEEQMLASNTLVSKAAVELVCNLVQQPEAIALYAEETAKARNRLNVLLALADAPDAGTRSAAGGALASLTNFEGVIRGIINRDRGVKVILGMCVDDSEDIRHRGVFVVHNLVTAEGEVGELAREKVKSEGGVETLTECAKKSRSNDVVELTVQALKALLGDQS from the exons ATGGCAGAACCTACAGAAGCCCCATCTCAGGCGCCTCCAGCCCAGTCGCTGGAGGACCAGACCCTTATCGTATTTGCGCGCCTCATGGAAGGTGGACAAGAAGATAACGAGACATGCCGCGACCTCGATGAACTGACTAAGCTACTCAACGATGACTATGAAGCCCGTCAGAAGGACAAGTCCCGTGAGACTATTTGCAAGGTTATCGATGGCGACTGTGTCGACACCGTTTTGTGCTATCTTGATATGAGACAGCCTGAGATAGTACGCGGCCACGCCACTCTCTCAACATCCGCATATCTCAAAGCCGCCGGCGATGACGGTTCAAAGAAGCTCTCgactttcttctttgacCGTGTGCGAAGGGGAACTTATGATGATTACATTGTTGCCTTTTGTGTCGCCGCTGCGACATTTCCCATTGTTCCCGATCTCACTGCCGAGCTGTTTCTCAACGAAGATTTCCTACCCAGCCTCGGCACACTTATGCGACGGAAATGGAAGAGCCGTAAGGTTGAGACGGCCTGCTTGGAGATGCTCAACGCTGCTTGCATGAACTCACTGTGCCGCGAGGCTATCAACAAGTACTGCATCGAGTGGCTTGAGGAGATCGTCGACCAAGACCTTAGTGAGGCTGTTCGTAGCATGAACGCGGACCCAAACCTTCAAAGCGATGGAGGCTCCATTTCAATGAGGCGGCACTCTGAACAGGTTCAGTATCTTGCCGCAGTAATCTTGGCCAAGCTGAGG GCAGTTCCCGCTAAACCAGCACCCGGTGATAACAAGTCTCGGATCGAGCCTGCAGTCACTAGTATCGAAGATCTCTCTGGAATGTTCACTAAGATGATACTGAGAGATGAAGATCACGGACGAAAGCACTCTATCGAAGGTCTCGCATACGCCTCCCTTCAACCTAAAGTCAAGGAGTCTATTGTCAGCAACCCGGAGTTGCTCCAGAAGTTGGTTAAGACTCTTAGTGAAGCCCAGCCAAGATCACCAACTACTTATGGAGCTTTAAGCATCTTTGTCAATTTGACGAAATACCTGCCCACCCTgaccgaagaagaaaagaagatgaacCAGCTCAAGGCATATGCCAATGCTGCCGGAAAGCTTGGCGGACCCGACCCCCTTAATGACGACGAGCATGTCGCAAAGCGATGCAAGCTGGTGTTTGATGCAGGTATCACACCGGTCCTTGTCACCCACAGTAAGAATGGCTCGCCCGCTTCTCTGGGACTGGTTATCTCCATTATTTTCTCCCTTTCCGTCGACAGGACTCTCCGCGGTAAGCTCGCTCAGCAAGGAGCggtcaagcttctcctggTATCATGGATGTCCCTGCCTCAAACTGAAGCTGCTTCACGTCGTCTTGCAGCACAAGCCCTGGCCCGCATCTTGATCAGCACAAACCCTGCACTAGTCTTTGGTGGCAACCGTGACACCCCCATCATTGCTGCTGTCAGACCGCTTGTCTCTATCATCCCACCCGACCCTGCTGCTCAGACACGGGACCTGCTGCCTTCCTTCGAGGCACTTATGGCCTTGACCAACCTCGCGTCGATGGATGACGATGCGACCAGACGCAGTATCATTAATACTGCATGGAACCAGATCGAGGAACAGATGCTGGCTTCCAACACTCTTGTCTCCAAGGCTGCTGTCGAGCTTGTTTGTAATCTGGTGCAGCAACCGGAGGCTATCGCACTCTATGCTGAAGAGACTGCCAAGGCCCGTAATCGCCTTAACGTCCTCCTTGCCCTTGCTGATGCCCCTGATGCTGGAACCCGAAGTGCAGCTGGTGGTGCTTTAGCTTCACTCACCAACTTTGAGGGTGTCATCCGGGGCATTATTAACCGAGACCGCGGTGTGAAAGTTATCCTCGGAATGTGCGTCGATGACAGCGAGGATATCCGTCATCGTGGAGTCTTTGTGGTACACAACTTGGTCACTGCAGAGGGCGAGGTCGGTGAGCTCGCACGagagaaggtcaagagcGAGGGTGGAGTTGAAACTCTTACAGAATGTGCTAAGAAGAGTCGAAGCAATGACGTTGTCGAACTGACAGTTCAGGCCTTAAAGGCTCTGTTAGGAGATCAATCATGA
- a CDS encoding tRNA (uracil(54)-C(5))-methyltransferase: MASAQAEAVPNGNSQVNGNAQQVNKRPNQQNNRQWKQKKTKREKNITEGSSEEVLKNDIQALLKERAVEYGEGTEHGPEVLPEEGTETEVEILELSSTGDGLGMKPGSNQVYVVSFTVPGDTAKVKVFRHLRRDTQTLADFISITKPSPLRDDARISCKYFASCGGCQFQMLEYPEQLKLKKRIVEKAFKNFSNLDPNIVPAVQDTMGSPLQYNYRTKLTPHFDGPPGFRPSKRGKNPRIPFEKCPDIGFMQKGRRKVLDIEDCPIGTNAVRLGMTRERERMQKEFANYQRGATILLRENTKRVPKDSEELEGEVEPYTVRVENEDTVDIKSCITDSKATTTEYIGPYTFTNPAGSFFQNNNSILPSFTGYVRDNILPPAGTGMDIKYLIDAYSGSGLFTVTLASLFQHSIGIDIAADSIAYASRNAALNGMGEDRCKFIAADAGELFKSVTYNRDETVVVLDPPRKGCDADFLNQLRKFGPRRVLYVSCNVHTQARDVGVLVRGEGEGERYEIESLRGFDFFPQTGHVEGVAILNRVDTTA; the protein is encoded by the coding sequence ATGGCGAGCGCACAAGCAGAAGCTGTGCCAAACGGCAACTCACAAGTAAACGGCAACGCTCAACAAGTCAACAAGCGGCCAAACCAGCAGAATAATCGCCAAtggaagcagaagaagacgaagagggAAAAGAACATCACTGAGGGTTCATCTGAGGAAGTCCTCAAGAACGATATTCAGGCCCTTCTTAAAGAGCGAGCTGTTGAGTATGGTGAGGGAACAGAGCACGGCCCAGAAGTTCTCCCAGAGGAAGGCACTGAGACAGAAGTTGAGATTTTGGAGCTTTCGTCTACAGGTGACGGTCTTGGTATGAAGCCTGGTTCAAATCAGGTTTATGTTGTATCTTTCACAGTCCCTGGCGACACtgcaaaggtcaaggtcTTCCGTCATCTTCGCCGTGACACCCAAACCCTCGCCgacttcatctccatcacaaAGCCATCTCCTCTTCGCGACGACGCCCGGATCAGCTGCAAGTACTTCGCCTCATGCGGCGGCTGCCAATTTCAAATGCTCGAATACCCTGAGCAACTCAAACTCAAGAAGCGCATTGTCGAAAAGGCcttcaagaacttctcaAACCTCGACCCCAACATCGTCCCCGCTGTCCAGGATACAATGGGCAGTCCTCTGCAGTACAACTACCGCACCAAGCTCACGCCTCACTTTGATGGACCCCCTGGATTCCGTCCTAGCAAGAGAGGAAAGAACCCTAGGATTCCCTTCGAGAAGTGCCCCGATATTGGATTCATGCAAAAAGGTCGTCGAAAGGTTTTGGATATTGAGGATTGCCCTATTGGTACCAATGCTGTGCGTCTGGGTATGACACGAGAGCGTGAGCGCATGCAGAAAGAGTTTGCCAACTATCAGCGTGGTGCTACGATTCTTCTCCGAGAGAACACGAAGCGAGTCCCCAAGGACAGtgaagagctcgagggtGAGGTAGAGCCCTACACCGTCCGCGTTGAGAATGAAGATACGGTTGATATCAAGTCTTGCATCACCGATTCCAAGGCCACCACAACAGAATACATCGGCCCTTACACCTTCACCAACCCAGCTGGCTCTTTCTTCCAGAACAACAACTCCATTCTTCCCTCCTTTACCGGCTACGTCCGAGACAACATTCTCCCTCCTGCCGGCACAGGCATGGACATCAAGTATCTAATCGACGCCTACTCAGGCTCTGGTCTCTTCACTGTTACTCTCGCCTCGCTCTTCCAGCACTCTATCGGTATCGACATTGCAGCTGACTCCATCGCCTACGCAAGTCGCAACGCCGCCCTCAACGGTATGGGAGAGGATCGCTGCAAGTTCATCGCCGCTGATGCTGGTGAACTATTCAAGAGCGTTACCTACAACCGTGACGAGACCGTTGTGGTTCTTGATCCTCCTCGTAAGGGCTGCGATGCAGACTTCTTAAACCAGCTACGAAAATTCGGTCCTCGACGAGTTCTGTATGTCAGCTGTAACGTGCATACACAGGCCAGAGATGTCGGTGTGCTCGTGCGTGGTGAAGGAGAGGGCGAGAGATACGAGATTGAGAGTCTTCGAGGATTTGATTTCTTTCCTCAGACAGGTCATGTAGAGGGCGTTGCTATTCTCAACAGGGTCGATACCACGGCATAA
- a CDS encoding gamma-glutamyltranspeptidase, whose translation MKLPFLLLASSIHYISISASPIFEEFFSPSVGTRGAVASEAQECSYIGRDLLARGGNAVDAMIGTTFCVGVIGMYHSGIGGGGFMIVRDKKGNYEAIDFRESAPAAAFEDMYQGNVNGSIYGGLSVGVPGEVRGFEYAHKKYGSLPWKTVLQGAIKVAQDGFIVNADMARFIEKTIRDHHNFFVEDPSWAEDFTRNGMSFHSQRWDQGSQVAGQLIPEGEKMTRRRYARTLQAIAEHGADAFYTGAFAESMVKTIQETNGTITLDDYKNYDVISREVLHTEYKGYDVYGISSPAGGAVSLNILNTMNGYTHQDEDRNTTLHIYIEAMKFAYGARLHLGDPDFVDGVPELEHEMLNATTAEKIRRKIDPRKTQKIEKYDPDGIYSSDGHGTSHVVTADGDGMAVSLTTTVNLIFGSFLMDPLTGVILNNEMNDFSIPGVPNEFGFAPAEANFIRPNKRPLSSCTPLIVSNKDGSLFAVIGAAGGSRIISATTQVAWRVLTSPSWSIKDAVREPRVHNQLIPNTLLVEKKFSSYDVPSLVERGHNITWVDEGLSTVQALTRDSAGVFEVAPEPRQKNSGGVTL comes from the exons ATGAAACTCCCATTCCTGTTACTGGCCTCCAGTATTCATTATATTTCGATATCAGCCAGTCCCATATTCGAGGAGTTCTTTTCTCCGAGTGTTGGTACCAGAGGAGCTGTTGCTTCAGAGGCTCAAGAATGTAGCTACATCGGGAGAGATTTATTAGCACGAGGT GGCAATGCTGTCGATGCCATGATCGGAACGACATTCTGTGTTGGTGTTATCGGCATGTACCACTCCGGCattggaggtggtggtttCATGATTGTGCGTGACAAGAAGGGCAACTACGAAGCAATCGACTTCAGAGAATCAGCCCCTGCAGCAGCATTTGAGGACATGTACCAAGGAAATGTGAATGGCAGCATCTACGGAGGACTTTCTGTTGGTGTGCCAGGCGAAGTCCGTGGGTTTGAGTACGCACACAAGAAATACGGC AGTCTTCCATGGAAAACAGTCTTACAAGGGGCTATTAAGGTGGCTCAGGATGGATTCATAG TCAATGCCGACATGGCAAGGTTTATCGAAAAGACCATCAGAGACCATCACAACTTCTTTGTTGAGGATCCCTCATGGGCAGAAGATTTTACTCGAAATGGTATGTCTTTCCACAGCCAACGCTGGGACCAGGGCTCACAGGTAGCAGGACAGCTTATCCCTGAAGGAGAGAAGATGACAAGACGACGATACGCCCG TACACTTCAAGCTATCGCAGAGCATGGCGCTGATGCCTTTTATACCGGCGCTTTCG CTGAGAGCATGGTTAAGACCATCCAAGAAACAAACGGTACCATCACACTGGATGACTATAAGAACTACGATGTAATTTCTCGAGAGGTTCTTCACACTGAGTACAAAGGCTATGATGTCTACGGCATCAGCTCTCCAGCCGGTGGTGCCGTGTCACTCAATATCCTGAACACCATGAACGGCTACACGCATCAAGACGAGGATCGCAATACAACACTGCACATCTACATTGAAGCCATGAAATTCGCATACGGAGCTCGTCTGCATCTTGGCGATCCTGACTTTGTAGATGGCGTTCCTGAGCTTGAACACGAGATGCTCAATGCCACAACGGCGGAGAAGATCCGGCGCAAGATCGATCCTCGGAAGACCCAGAAGATTGAGAAGTATGATCCCGATGGAATCTACTCATCTGATGGGCATGGAACTTCACACGTCGTCACTGCAGATGGCGATGGTATGGCTGTGTCGCTGACAACCACCGTCAACCTCATTTTTGGATCTTTTCTCATGGATCCCCTCACTGGTGTGATTCT AAACAACGAAATGAATGACTTCTCTATTCCAGGAGTTCCTAACGAGTTTGGCTTCGCCCCAGCAGAAGCGAACTTCATTCGTCCAAACAAGCGCCCCCTGTCCTCATGCACACCTCTCATCGTATCCAACAAAGACGGTTCTCTCTTCGCCGTCATCGGAGCCGCAGGGGGCTCACGTATTATCTCCGCTACGACTCAAGTCGCTTGGCGTGTATTGACATCTCCATCATGGTCTATCAAGGATGCTGTTCGTGAGCCCCGTGTTCACAACCAGCTCATCCCGAATACACTACTCGTGGAGAAGAAGTTCAGTTCATACGATGTTCCATCGCTGGTAGAGCGAGGGCATAATATCACTTGGGTCGATGAGGGACTCAGTACAGTTCAAGCGTTGACGAGGGATTCGGCTGGTGTTTTTGAGGTTGCGCCTGAGCCTAGACAGAAGAACAGTGGCGGCGTGACATTGTAG